AAACAAACTAAGGGATAATCTGGGTCATAGTTGCTGGTGTAAAGTTGTAACACTTCTGACCTTTGACAGACAAATTCGGCATTGGCTTGAGGTGGAATTACCCAAGATTCTTTTAACCAAGGTTTTATCTCGTTTTTTTTAAGACCTGTCGCACTGTTTCATAAGAAATGCTTTCTATGTATTCTAAAGTTACCATTTCCTCTGCCAGTAGTCGTAATGTCCAACGGTTATAACCTTGAGGCACTTGTGAGCAAGCCAGTGCGATTAAATGGGCTTCTGCTTCTCCGTCTATCTTTTTGAGCTTTAATGACTTTTTCGGACGAGGGTTAAGTGCATTTTCTAGGCTTTCTTCCACAAATCTTTGTCTGACTCTCTCAATGCTTCTGGTACTGATATTCAAGGCTTCACTGATTTGTTTATCTGTACAACCTCCATCGGGTTGATTGATATCTGCTTTCAGTAAAATTCGAGCATGATTAATTTTTCTAGCGGAAGCTCTACCTGTTGTGGTTAGTTTGTTGAGACTCTTGCGTTCATCTTCAGTTAAGCAGACAATGTATTGTTTGGCTGGCATTGTTTTTCGGGGTTAGCTTATTTACATTCCTATTATCCGACATAATTGCTTTGACAGACCACCAATATTTTGTCGCCATCAGCTTTTAGCCACAATTCAATTGAGTATAAAATAATCTCAGAAAAAGCCTCCAGAAAATGTCAAATCAACCATGAAAACAATCATTTTGATTTCTAGTCTATCTTTAACAATGGTAGTCGGTGCTTCCTGGGCAAAACCGAATATAGTTTTGGCTCAAACTTGTAATTACTTTGCCGGAACTGCTGTCACGGGAAAAAGCGTTAACATCGATTTATGTTCGATTGTTCCGGCTAGTTCGCGTAGTGTTGACTTTGTTTATTATTTAGGAAATCAACGACTGGTTAGCCAAGCTAATTGTGATAACGGAACTTGGACGACTTTTCCCGAAAGACAAATTCATCGTCCCCGCTCTCAGGCGACTCAAACAATGCTAGAGGTGGTGTGTAGTTACAGATTCGATAGTTCTCAATCTACATCAAGAATCGCTACAGCAATAGTGTTTTCTCCACCATCAAATGTGAGAACGTCCCCCAATGGCAATATCATCTGTTCAGTCAGAGAACCTAGAACCATCAATATTTATGGTTCGGTTGGTCCTTGGTATTATACGGATGTCTGTGGAGAAATGGGTCTTATACATTCCAGTCAAATTAAATTTGACAAATAGAGATCGCGTTTCTGCGGGAACACAGAAACGGGTAGAATCAATCAATGCAGTTGTTTTCTTTCGAGGTGTCATCATTACTAAGAAAGCTACCCGTTCCTTAGCCGGTATTGCCGGAATTGTCGCCGTTGCCACCTTAATCAGTAAGGTTTTTGGTTTAGTCCGCGAACAGGTAATCGCCGCTGCCTACGGTGTTGGACCAGTGGTGAACGCCTACGCTTTTGCCTACGTTATCCCCGGTTTTCTGTTAATTCTCCTCGGTGGTATTAACGGCCCCTTTCACAGCGCTTTGGTCAGTGTTTTGGCCAAAAGAGATAAATCCGAGTCCGCGCCGATTGTCGAGACTGTCACCACCCTAGTCAGCGCGATTTTATTAGCTGTCACCGTCTTTTTAATCGTTTTTGCCAATATTTTTATCGATGTTCTCGCCCCCGGTTTAGATGCCGCCACCCGTGCCATGGCCATTCAACAACTGCAAATTATGGCCCCCATGGCGGTTTTAGCCGGTTTAATCGGCATCGGTTTCGGTACTCTCAATGCGGCGGATCAATACTGGCTACCGAGTCTCAGTCCGCTTTTTTCCAGTGTGGCGGTGATTATCGGGGTGGGTTTGCTGGCTTGGTTTCTTGGCGATCGCATTGATGAGCCGCAATATATTCAACTGGGGGGTTTTGTCCTCGCCGGCGGTACTCTCATCGGGGCGCTCTGGCAATGGTTAGCACAAGTGGGCGCACAAGTCAAGTCAGGTTTAGGAAAATTAACATTTCGTTGGGATTGGCGGATACCGGGGGTGTCGGAGGTGTTGCGGGTGATGATTCCGGCGAC
This portion of the Microcystis aeruginosa NIES-2549 genome encodes:
- a CDS encoding IS630 family transposase (programmed frameshift), yielding MPAKQYIVCLTEDERKSLNKLTTTGRASARKINHARILLKADINQPDGGCTDKQISEALNISTRSIERVRQRFVEESLENALNPRPKKSLKLKKIDGEAEAHLIALACSQVPQGYNRWTLRLLAEEMVTLEYIESISYETVRQGLKKNEIKPWLKESWVIPPQANAEFVCQRSEVLQLYTSNYDPDYPLVCFDETSKQLISEINSPIAAEPGKSERFDYEYQREGVSNLFMFFEPFTGWRYMEVTDQRRIVDYAQQMKYLVAQRHPQAKKIKVVQDNLNTHVKASLYQAFTPVKARRILDKLEFHYTPKHGSWLNMAEIELSVLSRQCLDRRIEDKEILTEEVAAGEKRRNENSAPVDWRFTTEDARIKLKRLYPSITS
- the murJ gene encoding murein biosynthesis integral membrane protein MurJ, which encodes MSVEKWVLYIPVKLNLTNRDRVSAGTQKRVESINAVVFFRGVIITKKATRSLAGIAGIVAVATLISKVFGLVREQVIAAAYGVGPVVNAYAFAYVIPGFLLILLGGINGPFHSALVSVLAKRDKSESAPIVETVTTLVSAILLAVTVFLIVFANIFIDVLAPGLDAATRAMAIQQLQIMAPMAVLAGLIGIGFGTLNAADQYWLPSLSPLFSSVAVIIGVGLLAWFLGDRIDEPQYIQLGGFVLAGGTLIGALWQWLAQVGAQVKSGLGKLTFRWDWRIPGVSEVLRVMIPATLSSGMLHINVYTDLFFASFIENAAASMRYASFIVLTPLGIMSNMILVPFMPIFSRLTEPENWGELKQRIRQGLLLTALTMLPFTAIFIALAFPVVRVIYQRGAFNLAASEQVVPVLMAYGFGMFFYLGRDVLVRVFYALGDGDTPFKVSMVNIFLNGVLDFLLYKPFGTPGIVLATVGVNIISMGIFTVILNRRLGGLPLGEWGLSLLGLTVITILSGVSSWGASWGWEKVFGAGNIFLQLLQLGLASTVAVGLFLLGAMLLKLPELDLLISRFRQKFLKKS